Genomic window (Vampirovibrionales bacterium):
TGAATGACCGGGGCGAGAAAGGCTTCGGGCAAGGTGGTCAGCAAGTCGATAATCTGGCTGAGGTCGCCGCGCGCATCATGCCAGCGACGGTTACGCTTGAGGCTCATCCGCAAAATCCTTCCAGTAGAGACGCGCGGTGCGATCGCGCGGGTAATCGCATTATCGTCGCAATCGACTGCGGATGCATCGCCGACAACGAAAGATCGGCTTGCAAGAGGAACGCGCGCGTCCTCAAAAACGGCGCGCAGTTGGCAGCAGGCGGCAATTCCGGTAAGATAAGCGCCTTACGCCCCGCCAGATTTGAAAGGATGCCCCGACATGATCATCGTTATGGAGCAAAAAGCGACGCCTGAGCAGATTACCGCCGTCAAAGACCGCGTGGAATCGCTGGGCTTCAAAACGATTTTGAATCAGGGCGAGTTGATGACCGTCATCGCGGCGATTGGCGATAAGTCGCGCATCAGTTGCGACACGCTGGCCACGATGGGCGGCGTCAAGGAAATCGTCCCCATTCGCGAGCCGTATAAGCAGGCCAGCCGCGAAACCCACCCGGATGACACCGTGATCACCTTCCCCAATGGCGTTCGCCTGGGTGGCGACGCCCCGCTGTGCATGATGGCCGGGCCGTGCAGCGTGGAAGACGATATCGAGATTCTGTTTTCCATCGCACGCGCCGTGAAAGCCGCCGGGGCAACATTCCTGCGCGGCGGCGCGTATAAGCCGCGCACGTCTCCCTATGATTTTCAGGGCATGGAGGAAGAGGGCCTCAAAATGATGGCCCGCGCCCGCGAAGCTACCGGCCTGCTGCTGGTGACCGAAGTCATGGACAGCCAGGAAGTGCCGCTGATTTCCGATTACGCGGATATGCTGCAAATCGGCGCGCGTAATATGCAGAACTTCAAGCTATTAAAGGCCGTTGGCGCTCAATCCAAGCCGGTGCTGCTCAAGCGCGGGCTGTCGGCGACCATCAAAGAGTTTCTGCTTGCGGCAGAATACATCATGCATAACGGCAATCCCAATGTTGCGCTGTGCGAGCGCGGCATTCGCACGTTCGACAGCGGTTTTACGCGTAACGTACTGGATTTGGCGGCCGTTCCGGTGATTAAGAAGCGCTGCCACCTGCCGGTGGTGGTTGATCCCAGCCACGGCACAGGCCAACGCTACCTTGTCCCGACCATGGCGAAAGCTGCCGTTGTCAGCGGCGCGCACGGCCTGATGATCGAAGTCCATCCGGACCCGGACAACGCCTGGTCCGATGGCCAGCAAACGCTGACCTTCTCGCAGTTTGAAACGATGATGCGCGAAATTAACGCCCTGTCGCGCGCCATGGCCAGCGTGACCGCGAGCTAGAAGGCTCGACATTCAGTGACGTCAACGCCTCCCACGGAAGCAACGCTGTCAGCGTCCGCCAATATCGACCTCATGGCAACAGAAGCCGTGCTGCGGCTGATGAATCATGCGGATCAAGCCGTTCCGCAAGCGATGCGCGCCGCGCTGCCTGCCATTGCGCGCGTGGTGGATGGCGTCGTCGCGTCGCTGACGGCAGGCGGACGCCTGTTTTATGTTGGCGCTGGCACTAGCGGCCGTCTGGCCGTGTTGGATGCCGCCGAATGTCCGCCGACGTTCAGCGCCCCCCCGGACCTGGTTCAGGCAATTATCGCGGGCGGAGACGCCGCCTTGCGCTCCGCCGTGGAAGGGGCCGAAGACAATTTTGAGCAGGGATGTCTCGATCTCCAGACCGCTGGGGCGCGCACAGGCGATGT
Coding sequences:
- the aroF gene encoding 3-deoxy-7-phosphoheptulonate synthase, whose product is MIIVMEQKATPEQITAVKDRVESLGFKTILNQGELMTVIAAIGDKSRISCDTLATMGGVKEIVPIREPYKQASRETHPDDTVITFPNGVRLGGDAPLCMMAGPCSVEDDIEILFSIARAVKAAGATFLRGGAYKPRTSPYDFQGMEEEGLKMMARAREATGLLLVTEVMDSQEVPLISDYADMLQIGARNMQNFKLLKAVGAQSKPVLLKRGLSATIKEFLLAAEYIMHNGNPNVALCERGIRTFDSGFTRNVLDLAAVPVIKKRCHLPVVVDPSHGTGQRYLVPTMAKAAVVSGAHGLMIEVHPDPDNAWSDGQQTLTFSQFETMMREINALSRAMASVTAS